The Bacillus carboniphilus genome contains a region encoding:
- a CDS encoding metal-dependent hydrolase gives MKISYHGHSVVKIVSEGKIILIDPFINGNGLTDLKVEQEAPDVILLTHGHGDHIGDTVELAKKKNALVVANDELATYLDWQGVNTHHMHIGGSYQFDFGKVKLTPAFHGTGLATDDKQIIYLGMPAGLLVTINGKTIYHAGDTALFSDMKLIGDRHPIDVAFLPIGDNFTMGPEDAAYAAELLNAKKVVPIHYNTFPPIKQDPESFIKMLKSDNGVIMNPGDSIEL, from the coding sequence ATGAAGATTTCCTATCACGGACATTCAGTAGTTAAAATTGTTTCAGAAGGTAAAATAATTCTAATCGATCCCTTCATTAATGGAAATGGGTTAACTGACCTAAAAGTGGAGCAAGAGGCTCCAGATGTCATTTTACTTACCCATGGACATGGAGATCATATTGGGGATACAGTGGAGTTAGCTAAAAAGAAAAATGCGCTGGTTGTCGCCAATGACGAGCTTGCTACCTATTTAGATTGGCAAGGTGTGAATACTCACCATATGCATATTGGTGGTTCATATCAATTTGATTTTGGTAAAGTTAAACTCACACCAGCCTTCCATGGTACAGGTTTAGCAACGGATGATAAACAAATCATTTATTTAGGTATGCCAGCTGGATTACTCGTAACGATAAATGGTAAGACCATCTATCATGCAGGTGACACAGCTCTATTTTCAGATATGAAGCTAATTGGAGATCGTCATCCAATTGATGTTGCTTTTTTACCAATTGGTGATAACTTCACAATGGGCCCAGAAGATGCAGCATATGCAGCGGAACTTTTGAATGCCAAGAAGGTAGTACCGATTCACTATAATACTTTCCCACCGATTAAGCAGGATCCTGAGAGCTTTATTAAAATGCTAAAGTCCGATAATGGAGTTATTATGAATCCTGGAGATTCTATAGAATTATAA
- a CDS encoding Xaa-Pro peptidase family protein: MNAKLESLQNWMGEENIDVSIVTSKYNVFYLSNFYSEPHERLVAYIAIKGQTPFLICPSMEVEDAKKATNNVEIIGYLDTQDSMELLTNEIEKRVGLVKTVALEKEHLHVARFESLLKKFPNAVWKSLEDKLQKLRMVKDSDEIAIIQKACELADFAVEVGVNTLREGISEMEVIGQIEYELKKKGVREMSFSTMVLTGANAASPHGTPGATKVKKGDLVLFDLGVVYNGYCSDITRTVAFGDINVEQARIYETVKTAEMKAVEASRIGRTCAEIDSIARNHIREAGYGDYFPHRLGHGLGLSVHEYPSLTETNSLPLEKGMCFTVEPGIYVPNVAGVRIEDDIVVTENEPLILTKFPKELQIIKG, translated from the coding sequence ATGAATGCAAAATTAGAATCCTTACAAAATTGGATGGGCGAAGAAAATATAGATGTGTCCATCGTTACATCAAAGTATAATGTTTTCTATTTATCAAACTTTTATAGTGAACCTCATGAAAGACTTGTAGCATACATAGCCATCAAAGGACAAACTCCATTTTTGATTTGCCCTTCCATGGAAGTAGAAGATGCGAAGAAAGCAACCAATAATGTCGAAATTATTGGTTACTTGGATACACAAGATTCAATGGAATTGCTTACAAATGAAATCGAAAAACGCGTTGGATTGGTCAAAACCGTAGCTCTTGAAAAAGAACATCTTCATGTTGCTAGATTTGAAAGTCTCCTGAAAAAATTCCCAAATGCGGTTTGGAAGTCTCTAGAAGATAAACTCCAAAAACTGCGTATGGTAAAGGATTCAGATGAGATTGCCATTATTCAAAAGGCATGTGAACTAGCTGACTTCGCGGTTGAAGTTGGGGTGAACACACTACGTGAAGGAATCTCTGAAATGGAGGTCATCGGTCAAATTGAGTATGAGCTCAAGAAAAAAGGAGTCCGCGAAATGTCTTTTTCTACTATGGTCTTAACGGGAGCTAACGCAGCATCCCCACATGGTACTCCTGGTGCTACCAAAGTGAAAAAAGGGGACTTAGTTCTTTTTGATTTAGGGGTTGTATATAACGGATATTGTTCAGATATTACAAGAACAGTAGCATTTGGAGATATAAATGTTGAACAAGCCCGCATATATGAAACCGTTAAAACTGCAGAGATGAAAGCAGTAGAGGCATCTCGAATTGGTAGGACATGCGCAGAGATTGATTCAATTGCCCGTAACCATATCCGTGAAGCTGGGTATGGAGACTATTTCCCTCATAGACTTGGACACGGATTAGGTCTGAGTGTACACGAATATCCATCCCTAACCGAAACGAATTCCTTACCACTTGAAAAAGGAATGTGTTTTACAGTAGAACCAGGGATCTATGTACCTAATGTGGCCGGGGTTAGAATTGAAGATGACATCGTGGTTACGGAAAATGAGCCACTCATCTTAACCAAGTTTCCAAAAGAACTTCAAATAATAAAAGGGTAG